A single window of Modestobacter italicus DNA harbors:
- a CDS encoding ribokinase yields the protein MSVTVVGSLNEDVVVTVDRLPGRGETVIGSAIAVLPGGKGANQAAAAGRLGTGVHMVGRVGDDPAAGRQLAALAESRVNVGRVHRTAGVPTGTATIPVEAVGGENLIVVVPGANAELTPVDVDVESVHRAGVLLLQLETPLDTVRAAAAATRGTVVLNPAPPQPLPAELLARVDVLVPNEHELRRLAGAADGDAAPAALAELARGLAARSVVVTLGERGALVVPTEGPVLLQAPPPVEPVDTTGAGDCFCGALSSALDRGAPLADAVRYAVAAAALSTTGAGARGALPDDDAVQALLRRTPAPTPVD from the coding sequence GTGTCCGTGACCGTCGTCGGGAGCCTCAACGAGGACGTGGTGGTGACCGTCGACCGGCTGCCCGGCCGGGGCGAGACGGTCATCGGCTCGGCGATCGCCGTGCTGCCCGGCGGCAAGGGCGCCAACCAGGCCGCCGCCGCGGGCCGGCTCGGTACCGGCGTGCACATGGTCGGCCGGGTGGGCGACGACCCGGCTGCCGGCCGCCAGCTGGCCGCGCTCGCCGAGTCGCGGGTCAACGTCGGCCGGGTGCACCGCACCGCCGGCGTGCCGACCGGGACGGCGACCATCCCGGTCGAGGCCGTCGGCGGGGAGAACCTGATCGTGGTCGTGCCGGGCGCCAACGCCGAGCTCACCCCGGTCGACGTCGACGTCGAGTCGGTGCACCGCGCCGGCGTGCTGCTGCTGCAGCTGGAGACCCCGCTGGACACGGTCCGGGCCGCCGCTGCGGCGACCCGCGGCACCGTCGTCCTCAACCCGGCGCCGCCGCAGCCGCTGCCGGCCGAGCTGCTCGCCCGGGTCGACGTGCTGGTGCCCAACGAGCACGAGCTGCGCCGGCTGGCCGGGGCGGCCGACGGCGACGCGGCGCCGGCCGCCCTGGCGGAGCTGGCCCGGGGGCTGGCCGCGCGGTCGGTGGTGGTGACGCTGGGCGAGCGCGGCGCGCTGGTCGTCCCGACCGAGGGCCCGGTGCTGCTCCAGGCGCCGCCGCCGGTCGAGCCGGTGGACACCACCGGGGCCGGCGACTGCTTCTGCGGGGCGCTGAGCAGCGCCCTGGACCGCGGCGCGCCGCTGGCCGACGCCGTCCGCTACGCCGTGGCCGCGGCGGCCCTGTCGACCACCGGTGCCGGCGCGCGCGGCGCCCTCCCGGACGACGACGCGGTGCAGGCGCTGCTCCGGCGCACCCCGGCGCCGACCCCGGTCGACTGA
- a CDS encoding metal ABC transporter permease, which translates to MDRLFDFSDYGALLGLVHNSLIAAALLGVVGGLVGVFVQVRDMQFAVHGISELSFAGAAAALLLGGSVALGSVLGSVLAAALIGWLGVRARDRNSVIGVLMPFGLGLGVLFLSLYEGRAANKFGLLTGQIVAVDTVRLGWLVGVSVVVLAGLAVVWRPLMFVSVDPEVAAARGLPAGVLSVAFTLLLGLAVSLAVQVVGALLVLSLLVTPAAAAFRVTASPVLAPLLSTVFAVVSAVGGILLALGGSIPISPFVTTISFAIYLVCRVVSARRRRAGWGARVPDAELAAAPAAVR; encoded by the coding sequence ATGGACCGGCTGTTCGACTTCTCCGACTACGGCGCGCTGCTCGGCCTGGTGCACAACTCGCTCATCGCCGCGGCCCTGCTCGGCGTGGTGGGCGGCCTGGTCGGGGTGTTCGTGCAGGTCCGGGACATGCAGTTCGCGGTGCACGGGATCAGCGAGCTCTCCTTCGCCGGCGCCGCCGCGGCGCTGCTGCTCGGCGGGAGCGTGGCGCTGGGGTCGGTGCTCGGGTCGGTGCTGGCCGCGGCCCTGATCGGTTGGCTCGGCGTCCGCGCCCGGGACCGCAACTCGGTGATCGGCGTGCTGATGCCCTTCGGCCTCGGCCTGGGCGTGCTCTTCCTGTCCCTCTACGAGGGCCGGGCGGCGAACAAGTTCGGCCTGCTCACCGGCCAGATCGTGGCGGTCGACACGGTGCGGCTGGGCTGGCTGGTCGGGGTGTCGGTCGTGGTGCTGGCCGGCCTCGCGGTGGTCTGGCGGCCGCTGATGTTCGTCAGCGTCGACCCCGAGGTGGCCGCCGCCCGCGGCCTGCCGGCCGGGGTGCTGTCGGTCGCGTTCACCCTGCTGCTCGGGCTCGCGGTGTCGCTGGCCGTGCAGGTGGTGGGGGCGCTGCTGGTGCTCTCGCTGCTGGTCACGCCCGCGGCCGCGGCCTTCCGGGTGACGGCGTCCCCGGTGCTCGCGCCGTTGCTGAGCACGGTCTTCGCGGTCGTCTCGGCGGTCGGCGGCATCCTGCTGGCGCTGGGCGGGTCGATCCCGATCAGCCCGTTCGTGACCACGATCAGCTTCGCCATCTACCTGGTCTGCCGGGTGGTGTCGGCTCGGCGCCGGCGGGCCGGCTGGGGTGCCCGCGTGCCGGACGCCGAGCTCGCCGCGGCCCCGGCAGCGGTGCGGTAG
- a CDS encoding metal ABC transporter ATP-binding protein — protein sequence MTTSALSLRDAGVRFGDRVLLSGLDLELQPGEFLAVLGPNGAGKSTLLKAVLGQQPLSTGELLIDGQAPGRGSDRVGYVPQQKSMDAATPLRARDLVALGIDGHRWGLRRRTAEERRRVTEALAAVGATGYADAPLGLLSGGEQQRVRIAQALATDPSLLLCDEPLLSLDLRHQRAVADMIDRRRHEHDTAVVFVTHEINPVLDLVDRVLYIAAGGHRIGPPAEVLTSETLSELYRTPVDVLNVRGRVVVVGTPDEPGGCTHHELTPEAQPAGGAA from the coding sequence GTGACGACCTCCGCGCTCAGCCTCCGCGACGCCGGGGTGCGCTTCGGCGACCGGGTGCTGTTGAGCGGGCTGGACCTGGAGCTGCAGCCCGGGGAGTTCCTCGCGGTGCTGGGGCCCAACGGCGCCGGCAAGTCGACCCTGCTCAAGGCGGTGCTCGGCCAGCAGCCGCTGTCGACCGGTGAGCTGCTCATCGACGGGCAGGCGCCGGGGCGGGGCAGCGACCGGGTCGGCTACGTGCCGCAGCAGAAGTCGATGGACGCCGCCACCCCGCTGCGCGCCCGCGACCTGGTGGCCCTGGGCATCGACGGCCACCGCTGGGGCCTGCGCCGGCGGACCGCGGAGGAGCGCCGGCGGGTCACCGAGGCCCTCGCGGCGGTCGGCGCGACCGGCTACGCCGACGCCCCGCTCGGGCTGCTCTCCGGCGGGGAGCAGCAGCGGGTGCGGATCGCCCAGGCGCTGGCCACCGACCCGTCGCTGCTGCTCTGCGACGAGCCGCTGCTCTCGCTGGACCTGCGGCACCAGCGGGCGGTCGCGGACATGATCGACCGGCGCCGCCACGAGCACGACACCGCCGTCGTCTTCGTCACCCACGAGATCAACCCGGTGCTCGACCTGGTCGACCGGGTGCTCTACATCGCCGCCGGCGGCCACCGGATCGGCCCGCCCGCCGAGGTGCTCACCTCGGAGACCCTCAGCGAGCTGTACCGCACCCCGGTCGACGTGCTGAACGTGCGCGGCCGCGTGGTCGTCGTCGGGACGCCGGACGAGCCCGGGGGCTGCACCCACCACGAGCTCACCCCGGAGGCGCAGCCTGCCGGAGGTGCCGCCTGA
- a CDS encoding TetR/AcrR family transcriptional regulator, whose translation MTAAALPLHSTVDGSVPARRSRAERQEIVLDTAERLFATRSSRSVGMDELVRETGLGKMTVYRLFKSKDDLVGAYLARKAATVLGFIDADLHRLQGDPRAALLSVVDAVEKDVTRTGFRGCPFTNVSSEYDDPQHPARSAAADYKYELHMRLLTLAGQLVPGHGEDLAAQVHLIIDGMYLSGGLLGPDGPAAHGRQLAEKLIDAAIVPA comes from the coding sequence GTGACTGCCGCAGCCCTCCCCCTGCACTCGACCGTGGACGGCTCCGTGCCGGCCCGTCGCTCCCGCGCGGAACGGCAGGAGATCGTCCTGGACACCGCCGAGCGCCTCTTCGCGACGCGCAGCTCGCGCAGCGTGGGCATGGACGAGCTGGTCCGCGAGACCGGGCTGGGCAAGATGACCGTCTACCGGCTCTTCAAGAGCAAGGACGACCTGGTCGGCGCCTACCTCGCCCGCAAGGCGGCCACCGTCCTGGGGTTCATCGACGCCGACCTGCACCGCCTGCAGGGCGACCCGCGGGCGGCCCTGCTCTCCGTGGTGGACGCCGTCGAGAAGGACGTCACCCGCACCGGCTTCCGCGGCTGCCCGTTCACCAACGTCAGCAGCGAGTACGACGACCCGCAGCACCCGGCCCGCAGCGCCGCCGCCGACTACAAGTACGAGCTGCACATGCGGCTGCTGACCCTGGCCGGCCAGCTGGTGCCGGGCCACGGTGAGGACCTCGCCGCCCAGGTCCACCTGATCATCGACGGCATGTACCTCTCCGGCGGGCTCCTCGGGCCCGACGGCCCCGCCGCGCACGGCCGCCAGCTCGCCGAGAAGCTGATCGACGCCGCGATCGTCCCCGCCTGA
- a CDS encoding MFS transporter — MTWRRGVFALFAVAAGTNVPTPLLLVYQERLDLSPQVLTALFGSYAAGLVPALFVAGPLSDRLGRRRVAVPGILLSAVASLAFAAAGESLGLLFGARFLQGVVSGVVFSVASAWIGELSLASGDGAGGRRAAFAMTAGFSLGPLVSGVLGQYGPAPTVLPYLVHAVLATAGLVLALRLPETVDLLPVPAAAGLPVAAPVPLVRPGDGLTVLTVLAPVAVCVYAFPSAVISAVPLLVELPAAGVAVTGVLAGVTLGAGTLVAGLQRRFGRWTAVIGVALGTVGFAAATAFTATAALPWLVVAAPVLGAGSGLCLAAGLTLTARLAAPARLGALTSLFLAFAYVGFAAPFVIATVAEATGPTLPLTVAAVLCGLLALRLLPAVRRHQL, encoded by the coding sequence GTGACCTGGCGGCGGGGCGTCTTCGCGCTGTTCGCCGTCGCTGCCGGCACGAACGTCCCCACGCCGCTGCTGCTGGTCTACCAGGAGCGGCTGGACCTCTCACCGCAGGTGCTCACCGCACTGTTCGGCAGCTACGCCGCCGGACTGGTGCCCGCGCTGTTCGTCGCCGGCCCGCTGTCGGACCGGCTGGGCCGCCGCCGCGTCGCCGTCCCCGGGATCCTGCTGTCGGCGGTCGCGTCGCTGGCCTTCGCCGCGGCCGGTGAGTCCCTCGGGCTGCTCTTCGGGGCGCGGTTCCTGCAGGGGGTGGTCAGCGGGGTGGTGTTCAGCGTGGCCAGCGCCTGGATCGGCGAGCTCTCCCTGGCCTCGGGGGACGGCGCCGGCGGGCGGCGGGCGGCGTTCGCGATGACCGCGGGCTTCTCGCTCGGGCCGCTGGTGAGCGGTGTGCTCGGCCAGTACGGCCCGGCTCCGACCGTCCTGCCCTACCTGGTGCACGCCGTGCTGGCCACCGCCGGGCTGGTCCTGGCCCTGCGGCTGCCGGAGACCGTCGACCTGCTCCCGGTGCCGGCGGCGGCCGGGCTCCCCGTCGCGGCACCGGTGCCGCTGGTCCGGCCCGGCGACGGGCTCACCGTGCTCACCGTGCTCGCGCCGGTCGCCGTCTGCGTCTACGCCTTCCCGTCCGCCGTCATCTCGGCGGTGCCGCTGCTGGTCGAGCTGCCCGCGGCCGGTGTCGCGGTCACCGGTGTGCTGGCCGGGGTGACCCTCGGCGCGGGCACCCTGGTCGCCGGGCTGCAGCGCCGGTTCGGCCGGTGGACCGCCGTCATCGGCGTCGCGCTGGGCACCGTCGGGTTCGCCGCCGCCACGGCGTTCACCGCGACCGCCGCGCTCCCCTGGCTCGTCGTCGCCGCGCCGGTGCTGGGCGCCGGGAGCGGGCTGTGCCTGGCCGCCGGCCTGACGCTCACCGCCCGGCTGGCGGCCCCGGCCCGGCTGGGCGCGCTGACCTCGCTGTTCCTGGCGTTCGCTTACGTCGGGTTCGCCGCGCCCTTCGTCATCGCCACGGTGGCCGAGGCGACCGGACCCACGCTGCCGTTGACGGTGGCGGCGGTGCTCTGCGGGCTCCTCGCCCTCCGCCTGCTCCCGGCGGTCCGACGGCACCAGCTGTAG
- a CDS encoding ABC transporter substrate-binding protein, with the protein MKLGKRSGSAVVLAAVLATAATGCSNKAQDSGGGAAAGGDAGEVTTDVGVEGTTINLGVLTDLTGVFAALGNDITNANTMFWEDNQVCDTYDVELDVQDTGYVPQQGVQLYSGMKDGILAMQQTIGSPINTALAPEYEADQIVNFPSAWAQTLTEIPGTGVVGATYAVEIANGYDYMFKQGLLKEGDTVGHIYFEGEYGANGLAGTQAVAQERGLEVVEAQIKSTDQDMSSQITQFKAAGVNLVALTVAPTQLASAAVAMEAQGLDVPILGSNPVFAPGLLAGPSANKIKQDLYVASPVSAFDQHQDLLDQYQTAYPDATPSLGVLVGVGMSEIMKQVLDSACENGDLTRQGVLDAFNGLEDVDTNDVVVPIRGFEAGKSPSLESFILQPADVPGGATVVQDAFEGEFAAAIAG; encoded by the coding sequence ATGAAGCTCGGCAAGCGTTCCGGCAGCGCCGTCGTCCTGGCGGCCGTGCTGGCCACGGCCGCCACCGGCTGCAGCAACAAGGCCCAGGACTCCGGCGGTGGCGCCGCGGCCGGCGGAGACGCCGGCGAGGTCACCACCGACGTGGGGGTCGAGGGCACCACCATCAACCTCGGCGTGCTCACCGACCTGACCGGCGTGTTCGCCGCGCTGGGCAACGACATCACCAACGCCAACACGATGTTCTGGGAGGACAACCAGGTCTGCGACACCTACGACGTCGAGCTGGACGTCCAGGACACCGGCTACGTCCCGCAGCAGGGCGTGCAGCTCTACAGCGGCATGAAGGACGGCATCCTGGCGATGCAGCAGACGATCGGGTCGCCGATCAACACCGCGCTGGCCCCCGAGTACGAGGCCGACCAGATCGTCAACTTCCCCTCGGCCTGGGCGCAGACCCTGACCGAGATCCCCGGCACCGGCGTCGTCGGCGCGACCTACGCGGTCGAGATCGCCAACGGCTACGACTACATGTTCAAGCAGGGGCTGCTCAAGGAGGGCGACACCGTCGGCCACATCTACTTCGAGGGCGAGTACGGCGCCAACGGCCTGGCCGGCACCCAGGCGGTGGCCCAGGAGCGCGGCCTGGAGGTGGTCGAGGCGCAGATCAAGTCCACCGACCAGGACATGAGCTCGCAGATCACCCAGTTCAAGGCGGCCGGTGTCAACCTGGTGGCGCTGACCGTGGCCCCGACCCAGCTGGCGTCGGCGGCCGTGGCGATGGAGGCCCAGGGCCTCGACGTGCCGATCCTGGGCAGCAACCCGGTCTTCGCGCCTGGCCTGCTCGCAGGTCCCTCCGCGAACAAGATCAAGCAGGACCTGTACGTGGCCTCGCCGGTGTCGGCCTTCGACCAGCACCAGGACCTGCTCGACCAGTACCAGACCGCCTACCCCGACGCCACGCCCAGCCTGGGTGTGCTGGTCGGCGTCGGCATGAGCGAGATCATGAAGCAGGTGCTCGACTCCGCCTGCGAGAACGGTGACCTGACCCGGCAGGGCGTGCTCGACGCCTTCAACGGCCTCGAGGACGTCGACACCAACGACGTCGTCGTGCCGATCCGCGGCTTCGAGGCGGGCAAGTCCCCGAGCCTGGAGAGCTTCATCCTCCAGCCGGCCGACGTGCCCGGCGGCGCCACGGTCGTCCAGGACGCCTTCGAGGGCGAGTTCGCGGCCGCGATCGCCGGCTGA
- a CDS encoding branched-chain amino acid ABC transporter permease, whose product MSETTAPAAQGATRASTPAAAGRAAAAPRRSPLRPVLFAAVVVLLLIAPYFVEEFWLRTGFAVFGAIVGAIGLNLLVGTTGQLSLAHAFFLAVGAISYVFVSGESGGIGVAQLSGLGLPPLVGMVVGVLLAGLAGLLFSPIAARLRGIYLGVASLSLVFIGQHVLNSWTSVTGGFNGRSAPDFELFGFTFANRDPLLFIAGVEFREAERLWYLGLVLALAAYVFARNLLRSRPGRALQTLRDSEVAASVMGVNVQRYKGRVFLVSSMYAGLSGVMYALSIGSVAPESFGLEVSIQYLAMIVLGGLGSVGGAAIGAVFVSALPLVFQRYADVVPFVSSVGQGGLAAGEAARFLYGAAIVLVILFQPAGLAGLGQRFRRRGRDPGGGRATRTSSPETTDVPSDRPAGSTS is encoded by the coding sequence GTGTCTGAGACGACCGCCCCCGCCGCGCAGGGGGCCACCCGGGCCAGCACGCCGGCGGCGGCCGGCCGCGCGGCCGCCGCACCGCGCCGGTCGCCGCTCAGGCCGGTGCTGTTCGCCGCCGTCGTGGTGCTGCTGCTGATCGCCCCGTACTTCGTCGAGGAGTTCTGGCTCCGCACCGGGTTCGCCGTCTTCGGCGCGATCGTCGGCGCGATCGGGCTGAACCTGCTGGTCGGCACCACCGGTCAGCTGTCGCTGGCGCACGCCTTCTTCCTCGCGGTGGGCGCGATCAGCTACGTGTTCGTCTCCGGGGAGTCCGGCGGCATCGGCGTCGCCCAGCTCAGCGGGCTGGGGCTCCCGCCGCTGGTCGGGATGGTGGTGGGGGTGCTGCTGGCCGGCCTGGCCGGGCTGCTCTTCAGCCCGATCGCGGCCCGGCTGCGCGGCATCTACCTCGGCGTCGCCTCGCTCAGCCTGGTCTTCATCGGCCAGCACGTGCTCAACTCGTGGACGTCGGTGACCGGCGGCTTCAACGGCCGGTCGGCGCCGGACTTCGAGCTCTTCGGCTTCACCTTCGCCAACCGCGATCCGCTGCTGTTCATCGCCGGCGTCGAGTTCCGCGAGGCCGAGCGGCTCTGGTACCTGGGGCTGGTCCTCGCCCTGGCCGCCTACGTCTTCGCCCGCAACCTGCTGCGCAGCCGGCCCGGGCGGGCGCTGCAGACCCTGCGGGACAGCGAGGTCGCCGCCTCGGTCATGGGCGTCAACGTGCAGCGCTACAAGGGCCGGGTGTTCCTGGTCAGCTCGATGTACGCCGGGCTGTCCGGGGTGATGTACGCGCTGTCGATCGGCAGCGTGGCGCCGGAGTCCTTCGGCCTCGAGGTGTCCATCCAGTACCTGGCCATGATCGTCCTCGGCGGGCTGGGCTCGGTCGGCGGCGCGGCGATCGGCGCGGTGTTCGTCAGCGCGCTGCCGCTGGTCTTCCAGCGCTACGCCGACGTGGTGCCGTTCGTGAGCAGCGTCGGGCAGGGCGGGCTGGCCGCCGGTGAGGCGGCGCGCTTCCTCTACGGCGCGGCGATCGTCCTGGTCATCCTCTTCCAGCCCGCCGGCCTGGCCGGCCTCGGCCAACGGTTCCGACGCCGGGGCCGGGACCCCGGCGGGGGCCGGGCGACCCGCACCTCCAGCCCCGAGACCACCGACGTCCCGTCCGACCGACCCGCAGGGAGCACCTCATGA
- a CDS encoding branched-chain amino acid ABC transporter permease — MTQFLSLLLNGISLGAMYALIALGFVIIFKASEVVSFTQGSLLLLGAYSIARLSEPLGFLPAVLIGIAITALAAFLIERLVINRLRGAPVISLAIVTIGVDIILLTELIRRIGSDILNVPHPWGSESVRIGEVGISQNRLIATVVAGVLIVAFFAAFKYSSWGVAMRASAEDGETAALMGIRLGRVSALAWIVAGALAAVAALFLVGAPTPGVSAAAYTVALRAFPAAILGGLDSTGGALVGGLLIGLAESFAAGYQDQLLFLGRGFGDVVPYVVMIAVLLVRPSGLFGTKELTRV, encoded by the coding sequence GTGACCCAGTTCCTGTCGCTGCTGCTCAACGGCATCTCGTTGGGTGCCATGTACGCCCTCATCGCCCTGGGCTTCGTGATCATCTTCAAGGCGAGCGAGGTGGTCAGCTTCACCCAGGGCTCGCTGCTGCTGCTCGGCGCCTACTCGATCGCCCGGTTGTCCGAGCCGCTGGGCTTCCTGCCGGCGGTGCTCATCGGCATCGCCATCACCGCGCTGGCGGCGTTCCTGATCGAACGGCTGGTGATCAACCGGCTGCGCGGGGCGCCGGTGATCAGCCTGGCCATCGTCACCATCGGCGTCGACATCATCCTGCTGACCGAGCTGATCCGGCGGATCGGCTCGGACATCCTCAACGTCCCGCACCCGTGGGGCAGCGAGTCGGTGCGGATCGGCGAGGTCGGGATCAGCCAGAACCGGCTGATCGCCACCGTGGTCGCCGGTGTGCTGATCGTCGCCTTCTTCGCGGCCTTCAAGTACTCCAGCTGGGGCGTGGCGATGCGCGCCTCGGCCGAGGACGGCGAGACGGCGGCGCTGATGGGCATCCGGCTGGGCCGGGTCTCCGCGCTGGCCTGGATCGTCGCCGGCGCCCTGGCCGCGGTCGCGGCGCTGTTCCTCGTCGGCGCACCGACGCCGGGGGTCAGCGCGGCCGCGTACACGGTGGCGCTGCGGGCCTTCCCCGCCGCGATCCTCGGCGGGCTGGACTCCACCGGCGGCGCGCTGGTGGGCGGCCTGCTGATCGGGCTGGCGGAGTCCTTCGCCGCCGGCTACCAGGACCAGCTGCTGTTCCTGGGTCGCGGCTTCGGCGACGTCGTCCCGTACGTGGTGATGATCGCCGTCCTGCTCGTCCGCCCGTCGGGGCTGTTCGGCACGAAGGAGCTGACCCGTGTCTGA
- a CDS encoding ABC transporter ATP-binding protein produces MDGVSAPVEAGRETRSDIPAVEVDSVSVRFGAIKALSEVSFTVAPGAIHAIIGPNGAGKSTMFNVLSGVYEAAEGQVRFGEHRLDRMRPFEIAGIGVARAFQNIALSATQSVAENLMLGRHHLTKAGFLAAGLRLPRATREGKRHGERVAEIAEFLELGDKLHTPVGVLSYGDQKRVEVARALCTEPRLLLLDEPVAGMNAEETTRMAQAIREIRSALGISVVLVEHDMGMVMSLADRVTVLDFGRRIADGTPAEVQADPEVIRAYLGSGDDSSPSDAAGADGPSSETTGTRS; encoded by the coding sequence GTGGACGGCGTGAGCGCCCCGGTCGAGGCCGGTCGGGAGACCCGCAGCGACATCCCGGCGGTCGAGGTGGACTCCGTCAGCGTCCGCTTCGGGGCCATCAAGGCGTTGTCGGAGGTCTCCTTCACCGTGGCCCCCGGCGCCATCCACGCCATCATCGGCCCCAACGGCGCCGGCAAGTCGACGATGTTCAACGTGCTGTCCGGGGTCTACGAGGCCGCCGAGGGGCAGGTGCGCTTCGGTGAGCACCGGCTGGACCGGATGCGCCCGTTCGAGATCGCCGGCATCGGCGTCGCCCGGGCCTTCCAGAACATCGCGCTGTCGGCCACCCAGTCGGTGGCCGAGAACCTGATGCTGGGCCGGCACCACCTCACCAAGGCCGGGTTCCTCGCGGCCGGGCTGCGGCTGCCGCGGGCCACCCGGGAGGGCAAGCGGCACGGCGAGCGGGTTGCCGAGATCGCCGAGTTCCTCGAGCTCGGGGACAAGCTGCACACCCCTGTGGGGGTGCTCTCCTACGGCGACCAGAAGCGGGTCGAGGTGGCCCGGGCGCTGTGCACCGAGCCGCGGCTGCTGCTGCTGGACGAGCCGGTGGCCGGGATGAACGCCGAGGAGACGACCCGGATGGCCCAGGCGATCCGGGAGATCCGCTCCGCGCTGGGCATCTCGGTGGTCCTCGTCGAGCACGACATGGGGATGGTCATGTCCCTCGCCGACCGGGTCACCGTCCTGGACTTCGGCCGGCGGATCGCCGACGGCACGCCGGCCGAGGTGCAGGCCGACCCCGAGGTCATCCGCGCCTACCTCGGCTCCGGTGACGACTCCAGCCCGTCGGACGCCGCCGGTGCCGACGGCCCCTCCTCTGAGACCACCGGGACGCGCTCGTGA
- a CDS encoding ABC transporter ATP-binding protein → MLSVDALHVTYGGAVQALRGVSLEIPDGKVVAVLGSNGAGKSTLLRTISGTLRLHRGRIDSGSVRFGDTDLGSRDPAQTVRMGLVQVPEGRRIFGRLSVEENLRAGGMGSKDKAAKARARDRVYEMFPVLKERSTQRGALLSGGEQQMLAIGRALMASPKLLLLDEPSLGLAPRIIGQIGEVIAEINRQGTSVLLVEQNATMALGVADLAYVLDVGEVSLSGSAAELARTDEVQRLYLGHDSDEPAPAAAAAAPGTRKTLSRWTA, encoded by the coding sequence GTGCTGAGCGTCGACGCGCTGCACGTGACCTACGGCGGTGCCGTGCAGGCCCTCCGCGGGGTGTCCCTGGAGATCCCCGACGGCAAGGTCGTCGCCGTCCTGGGCAGCAACGGTGCCGGCAAGAGCACCCTGCTGCGCACCATCTCCGGCACGCTGCGGCTGCACCGCGGCCGGATCGACTCCGGGTCGGTCCGCTTCGGTGACACCGACCTCGGCAGCCGCGACCCGGCGCAGACGGTGCGGATGGGCCTGGTGCAGGTGCCCGAGGGGCGCCGCATCTTCGGCCGGCTGAGCGTCGAGGAGAACCTGCGGGCCGGGGGCATGGGCAGCAAGGACAAGGCCGCCAAGGCCAGGGCCCGCGACCGCGTCTACGAGATGTTCCCGGTGCTCAAGGAGCGCAGCACCCAGCGCGGCGCCCTCCTCTCCGGCGGTGAGCAGCAGATGCTGGCCATCGGCCGCGCGCTGATGGCCAGCCCGAAGCTGCTGCTCCTCGACGAGCCCTCGCTGGGTCTCGCGCCGCGCATCATCGGGCAGATCGGCGAGGTCATCGCCGAGATCAACCGGCAGGGCACCTCGGTGCTGCTGGTCGAGCAGAACGCCACGATGGCCCTCGGCGTCGCCGACCTGGCCTACGTGCTGGACGTCGGCGAGGTCTCGCTGTCCGGCTCGGCCGCGGAGCTGGCCCGCACCGACGAGGTGCAGCGGCTCTACCTCGGGCACGACAGCGACGAACCGGCGCCGGCCGCGGCCGCGGCTGCCCCGGGGACCCGCAAGACGCTGTCCCGGTGGACGGCGTGA
- a CDS encoding 3-hydroxybutyrate dehydrogenase, whose amino-acid sequence MASSEPLSGRRAMVTGGASGIGRACAVRLAAAGAAVVVLDRDAAAAQAVADQVGGTAVTVDLTDLDAIDRLDLDVDVLVNNAGLQHVAPLHEFPVDRFSAMLRLMLEAPFRLVRGVLPGMYERGWGRVVNVSSVHGLRASPYKVAYVTAKHGLEGLSKVVALEGAEHGVTSNCVNPAYVRTPLVEGQIADQARAHGLTEDEVVEQVMLAPAALKRLIEPEEVADAVAWLCSPAATSVTGSSLVMDGGWTAH is encoded by the coding sequence ATGGCCTCCTCCGAGCCCCTGTCCGGGCGACGCGCGATGGTGACCGGCGGTGCGTCCGGGATCGGGCGGGCCTGCGCGGTCCGGCTGGCCGCCGCGGGTGCGGCGGTCGTCGTCCTCGACCGGGACGCGGCGGCCGCGCAGGCGGTCGCCGACCAGGTGGGCGGCACCGCCGTCACGGTCGACCTGACCGACCTGGACGCGATCGACCGGCTGGACCTCGACGTCGACGTGCTGGTCAACAACGCGGGGCTGCAGCACGTCGCACCGCTGCACGAGTTCCCGGTCGACCGGTTCAGCGCCATGCTGCGGCTGATGCTGGAGGCCCCGTTCCGGCTGGTCCGGGGCGTGCTGCCGGGGATGTACGAGCGCGGCTGGGGCCGGGTGGTCAACGTGAGCTCGGTGCACGGCCTGCGCGCGTCGCCCTACAAGGTCGCCTACGTCACCGCCAAGCACGGCCTGGAGGGCCTGTCCAAGGTCGTCGCGCTGGAGGGCGCGGAGCACGGCGTCACGTCCAACTGCGTCAACCCCGCCTACGTCCGGACGCCGCTGGTGGAGGGCCAGATCGCCGACCAGGCGCGCGCCCACGGGCTGACCGAGGACGAGGTCGTCGAGCAGGTGATGCTGGCGCCGGCCGCGCTCAAGCGGCTGATCGAGCCCGAGGAGGTCGCCGACGCCGTCGCGTGGCTGTGCTCCCCGGCCGCGACCTCGGTGACCGGCAGCTCGCTGGTGATGGACGGCGGGTGGACCGCCCACTGA